The genome window CCCATCCAATATAGTTTTACCATCCTGCCGGCTTTTTATCAAACCACCCTTGCCAAAGCCATCTACCTGTTGCTCTTTATCAGTTTGCTGTACCTGCTGTACAGAAGGCAAAAGCAAAAATTCATCCTGCAGCGGCAGAAATACCAGCAGCGGCAGGCACACCTCATCTCCCTGCACCAACTGGAACTGGAAAGGAATGAGAAGGAGCTGATCAAAGTGCAGAATGACAAGTTAGCCAGTGACGTAAACTTCAAGAACCGGGAGCTGGCCACCGTAACGATGCACCTCGTAGACCGTGGACGGGTACTGTCCAATATCAAGGAAGTACTCACCACCACCATTAAGAAGCTGGAGCCTGCGGTGGCGCAGGATCATTTTAAGCGGGTGATGCGGTTGTTTGAAGAAGCGGAGAACAATGAAGAAGACTGGGAACATTTCTCCCGTCACTTCGACCAGGTGCACAGCAACTTCCTGGCGCGGGTGAAGAAGCACTTCCCCACCCTCACCACTACCGATCTGAAGTTATGTGCTTACCTGCACATTGACCTTACCTCCAAAGAGATCGCCCAGTTGCTCGGCATCTCCGTCCGCGGCGTAGAAACCAGCCGCTACCGCCTCCGCCGCAAACTCGGCATCCCCGGCGAGGTATCCTTAAATGCTTATTTGCTGGAGGTGATTGAGAAGGGGTAGGATTTGCAACTGTACCGCTATGCGAGGCTTGCAGCCTCGCATTATTATTACATTGCTTTCAGCAATATCGTTGCCGAAGGCAACAAAATAGGCCTTCGAGGCTGCAAGCCTCGAAGAGCGTAAGGAGCGTAAGAACAAAATTCCGTTACCTAAAACAAGGCAAATACATAATAATATCATCATATATTTGCTGCCATAACCAATATCTAACATTGCCATGACTTATGAAAAAGCCGATGGGTATAAGATCCGTAACCAGACTGCCACCCATTTTCTAACATTCACTACCATGGGCTGGATTGACATTTTCAGCCGCCAGCGCTACAGAGATATTATCATTAACAGCTTCCAGTATTGTCGTCAAAACAAAGGCCTGCGCATAGGTGCTTTTGTGATCATGTCTAACCATGTTCACACCATCTGGACGGCAGACAAGGCTAACTTGAGTGATGTTGTCAGGGACTTTAAAACATTTACCAGCAAAGCTATTACACAGAGTATAGCAGATGAACCGGAGAGCAGAAGAGAATGGCTGTTGTACATGTTTAAATTCTATGCTGCGCCAGTAGCCTCAAATGATTATTATAAAATATGGACCAACAATAATCATCCGGAAGAAATACACAGTGGGGATTTTATGAGAGCCAAACTAAATTATACCCATAACAATCCTGTCCGTGCAGGTTTGGTAGCAGAACCACATGATTATCTGTATAGCAGTGCTCCCAATTACCAGGGTAAAAAAGGAGTTATGGAAATAGACTTCCTGTTTTAAGAAGCAGCGCTAATATTTGCGACGCTATGCGAGGCTTGCAGCCTCGCATCATTATTACATTGCTTTCAGCAATACTGTTGCCGAAGGCAACAAAATAGGCCTTCGAGGCTACAAGCCTCGAAGAGCGAAGCAGCAGAATTACCAATCATAAACCATTACAATGAAGTTAATAATTGATCTTAACAAGATTCAAGGCAATGCAAAGAAAGAATGGTTAATCTGTACCCTGAAATTAATGAGTATAGACTTTCATACATCCACAAAGCCACAGACTCTTGATGAATACAATCAAGATATTGAAGCAGGAAATATAGAAATAGAAAAAGAGAACTTTGTTACCGCGACCAACCTGAAAAAAGAAGCTGACAAGTGGTAGCAACTCTTTCCAAAACGGAAAGAGTTGCTCTTTTATACTACATTGGCTGTAGATTTCGTCCTCTTCAGTATGTGCATCTATTGCACATACTGGTTCAGCAACAAGGAAGGTTCATTACAGCGTCTTACGAAGAAACATCACTACGGCTACTGAACTTGTGCAAAAAATGCACAAGTTGCCCCCTTTTTTGACTTTCAAGAATTAGTTGGCAGCTGATCTTTTACCAGCTTCACATGATTGAGGCTATGCGAGGCTTGCAGCCTCGCATCATTATTATATTGCTTTCAGCAATACCGTTGCCGAAGGCAACAAAATAGGCCTTCGAGGCTGCAAGCCTCGAAGAGCGAAGAAGCGAAGAGCGAAACACAGTAGGAACCTCCTTCTCCGCATCATGCCGTATAATAATACGGTCGTCAACAACAGTATAGGAAAAGGAATAAGGAGTCAATAGCTTTTTCAGTAATACGCCTACCGGCTCATTGTTGGCGGTGATGCTGACTTTGCTTTTATCCAGCGCCTGGCTGTTGACATATACAAAGGATATATCGGCCACATCGCTGATCTTGTTCAGGGCACTGCGTAAAGTAACATCTTTGAGTGCGATAGAGATCTTTTTGGCACTTACATCCTGTTGTACAGCACCAGATACCCTGAAGCCGGAGACCATACACAGAAAAGGAAGAATAAAAACGGATAATCTCGTCGTATCCAGGAATACATTTTTGCAAGCAATGAGTTTATTTTTTTGCATAGAGTTTTGGGTTGATTGTTTTAAACGATAAAAAAGGGAGGGAAAGTAGACACAATCCCCCACGGACCTTAAAAACGGACATAATCAGGGTACGCCTTATTACCTATCAAGTATGAGAGCAAAAAGTAAAAAGTAAGTGGCGGGCTCCGCAGTTCACCACACATTCTTCGGGCATCCATCATAGAATTTGTTACCCAGCACAAAACCCACCATGATCTCATGGGTGCCTTTGGTAAAACTATTCAATCCCGAAATGGTATGATCATACGCATAGCCCACATTGAGCGTATTGGAAATATTCAGTCCCACCATACCGGCATAGCCATCCTCTGTCCGGTAACTGGCGCCGATCCACAACAGGTCGCGGTACTGTAATTTGGCATTGATATCTACCTGGGGCGGTAATGGATTAATGTATTTCACCAGCACAGAAGGAATGAAGTTGAAGTCCTCCCCCACCAGGAAACGGTAACCGGCGGTGGCAAATATATGCGGCACAATACGCCCGTCTTCCTTCTTCACGGCATTATCAGCAAATACCACCTTCTGCGGTATGATCTGCTGGGCAGATAAACCAATAAAGTAATCAGCCGAATAGAGGTACAGACCAGCCATGAAATCAGGCCGCAGTTGATTGATCACGCCACTGTTGTAAACAGCCGGATCTACCGGTACCTGGAATTGCAGCTTATCGGTATTTAAACTGATGTTCGAAATGCCTGCCCCGAAACCTGCCGCCAGGCTGGTACGCGGACTGATGCCAATATGATAAGCATAGGTGGCATAGGCAGAAAAATGGTTCAGTGGACCTGTACGGTCATTGATCACCTGCAGGCCAACACCGTGATGCGGTTCTGCCGCGGTATAGTTTTCCCAATAGGCCTGCCCCCGTGGGTTCTCGCCCGGCACGGCAAAGGAAGTGGCCGAAGTACGGTAGTCATCCTTGCCTATGGGTGTATGCAAGGTTAAATAAGTCGTAACGGGCGCATCCTGTATGCCAGCCCACTGGTGCCGGTGACTTATTTTAATATCCGTATAGTTCTCAATACCTGTAAGGGCAGGATTGATGATATACTGGTTCAGGATATACTGTGTGTAATGCGGCTTCTGCTGTGCGGAAACCGGTTTGTATAAGGATAGAGCCAACAACACGAATACTATCTTTCTCATACGCACTATTTTTATTATTTATTATTCATTATTGATTATTGCTTGCATTGTATCATGCTATATTATTGGTTGCTGTGCTGCGGCCAATAATTAATAATCAATAATCGTTAATTTTTTAACACCTTAAACTCTGTCCGCCTGTTCTGCTGCCTTCCTTCAGGGTTATCCTTGCCGTCCTCATGCTTATTAGGCGCCACAGGCATGGAAGCTCCGTAACCTTTGGACTGCAGGCGGTCCTTGTCAATTCCTTTACTGATCAGGTAAGCGACTACACTGGCGGCCCGCGCTTCGGACAGCTTCAGGTTATAGGCATCTGAACCTTTATCATCGGTATGGGCGCCGATCTCAATCACCATGGCAGGATGATCATTCAACATGGACACCACTTTATCCAAAGCCGGATAAGAAACTTCTTTTAAGACCGACTTGTCAAAATCATAATACACATTGTCTATGACGATCACGGCTTCCACAGGAGGTGCCTCTTTAATGAGACACAAAGCAGGATTGAGCAGATTGTCAGCTTCTTCGTTGAGCGGAGCATTAAAATGCAAGGCACCGGTATCATAACCATGCAGGGTAGCGATCGCTTTCAACGGCTGGAATTCTTCCATGGTAAAAGAATAGCTGCCATCGGCGCCGGTGGTTTTGGTAAATACTGTTGTATGGTTGATGGTATCCACAATTTGGATAACAGCGCCAGCCAGTGGCTCATTGTTATCACAGGTGACCACCAGCCCGTTTACCTGTTTCAATGGCTTGATCTTTCTGAGGCTGAACAATTCGAGGCAGCATTCAGCTGCACGGTCAGAGCTCAGGAATACATCTTCAAGGATATTCCGGGCGCTGCCACGGCTCACGAAATAGACATCGTCCTTTACAGAGTTGACCGGGTAACCAAAGTTCACCGGTGCGCCCAAACTGGCCAATGTGCCCTTGCTGTAAAAGAAATCATAACCACCCATGCCTATCCGGCCATTACCGGAAAAGACCAGTGTGCCGGAAGCAGCGTGATAATAAGGCGCCAGTTCATCATGGGCCGTATTGATCGCTTCACCCAGGTTAGTACTACTGACAGGCTTGCCTGTCGCATCCAACTCTGCATACCACAGATCAAAACCACCATGACCACCGGGCTTATCGCTGGCATACAATAAATACTTTCCTCCTTCCATTACATAAGGCTGTTGCGCATTAAAGCCGGGTGTATTGATCAGGCTGTCCAGCAATACCGGGCTGCTCCACCCATTGCCATTCCTGCTGCTGTGGTAAATGGCTGATTTCTTGACACCCTGCACAAGAGTCCAGCGGGTGATGAAGAGCGTATTCCCATCCGGTGTGATGCTTACCACCCCCTGGTGATAATCATTTGCCTGGGGCAGATCAGTTTTGGTAATAGTACCAATGGCACCTGCTGAATACAGCGCCTGGTAAAGGCGGTTGGTATATACCTGCTTTTTACCGCCTGCTGCACTATCAGCGCGGGTGGAAGTAAATAACAGGGTATTTTCATTCAGCCAGGCCGGTGCATAATTGGCGCCTTTCGTATTCAGCGGCTCATCAGCTTTGGTAAGCGTATACAACTTCAGGTCCTTCTTAGCCAGTTGCTCCTGTACAAAAC of Paraflavitalea devenefica contains these proteins:
- a CDS encoding REP-associated tyrosine transposase, coding for MTYEKADGYKIRNQTATHFLTFTTMGWIDIFSRQRYRDIIINSFQYCRQNKGLRIGAFVIMSNHVHTIWTADKANLSDVVRDFKTFTSKAITQSIADEPESRREWLLYMFKFYAAPVASNDYYKIWTNNNHPEEIHSGDFMRAKLNYTHNNPVRAGLVAEPHDYLYSSAPNYQGKKGVMEIDFLF
- a CDS encoding PorP/SprF family type IX secretion system membrane protein; the encoded protein is MRKIVFVLLALSLYKPVSAQQKPHYTQYILNQYIINPALTGIENYTDIKISHRHQWAGIQDAPVTTYLTLHTPIGKDDYRTSATSFAVPGENPRGQAYWENYTAAEPHHGVGLQVINDRTGPLNHFSAYATYAYHIGISPRTSLAAGFGAGISNISLNTDKLQFQVPVDPAVYNSGVINQLRPDFMAGLYLYSADYFIGLSAQQIIPQKVVFADNAVKKEDGRIVPHIFATAGYRFLVGEDFNFIPSVLVKYINPLPPQVDINAKLQYRDLLWIGASYRTEDGYAGMVGLNISNTLNVGYAYDHTISGLNSFTKGTHEIMVGFVLGNKFYDGCPKNVW
- a CDS encoding OmpA family protein, yielding MKKIYFTSAVLLCMIAAKAQFTYDYLKAADNYYKKADYNSAAEYYEKYLNTSKPAVKKEGFNPYTAQTTVTTKKVAVSSRQQAVFYLAESYRRLNYPSKAAGYYKQALEEGESAFPLAGYHYATSLRALGQYEESEKAFTHFLDMYKTDDAYSEAARKEILSLRFVQEQLAKKDLKLYTLTKADEPLNTKGANYAPAWLNENTLLFTSTRADSAAGGKKQVYTNRLYQALYSAGAIGTITKTDLPQANDYHQGVVSITPDGNTLFITRWTLVQGVKKSAIYHSSRNGNGWSSPVLLDSLINTPGFNAQQPYVMEGGKYLLYASDKPGGHGGFDLWYAELDATGKPVSSTNLGEAINTAHDELAPYYHAASGTLVFSGNGRIGMGGYDFFYSKGTLASLGAPVNFGYPVNSVKDDVYFVSRGSARNILEDVFLSSDRAAECCLELFSLRKIKPLKQVNGLVVTCDNNEPLAGAVIQIVDTINHTTVFTKTTGADGSYSFTMEEFQPLKAIATLHGYDTGALHFNAPLNEEADNLLNPALCLIKEAPPVEAVIVIDNVYYDFDKSVLKEVSYPALDKVVSMLNDHPAMVIEIGAHTDDKGSDAYNLKLSEARAASVVAYLISKGIDKDRLQSKGYGASMPVAPNKHEDGKDNPEGRQQNRRTEFKVLKN